CAATCTACCCTCTGCCCTCGGAATACTGCAACACGGACAAAACATGCCTGTGCCTTCCGCTGGTTGGTTCCCGCGACCACATTCGGGGATTTGTGACCCTCTATAGGGATAAAGGGCAGCAATGGGATATTTCCGAACTTTTTCAGCTGGGAATCGTTTCAACTGTTGCGGCAATTTCCATCGAGAATTCAAGACTTTTCCGTCAGACGATCGAAGACAGCCTCACCGGGCTGTATATGCGCCGCTACCTGTTCATCAGGCTGCGCGAAGAAATCCAACGTTTCAAACGTCGCGGCGGCCCGCTTTCCGTCATTATGATTGATGTGGACAATTTCAAAGCCGTTAATGATACATATGGACACGCCACCGGAGACGTGGTTCTACGCACCGTAGGCCAAATCCTCCACGAGAACTGTCGCCAAGGTGTAGATATTCCATGCCGTTACGGCGGCGAGGAATTCGTAATCCTCATGCCCGGTTCGGAAAAAAGGGAAGCAGAAATTGTAGCCGAAAGGATCAGGGCGGCCTGTGAAAACAGAACTATTTCCGCCCCCGAAGGAGAAGTAAAAATCACCGCCAGTAGCGGTATTGCTTCCATTGAAGAATGTCAGGACCCCTCAGCGGATAAACTTTTACACATAGCTGACAAGCGACTTTATTGTGCCAAGGAATCCGGGCGTAACCGGGTGGTTAGCAGATAAGAAACCGACAGTTTAACGCTGCCAACTCATCACTAATTCAATTCGTCCTGCGTGCTCATCCTCTCGCTCTGCGCCAACCTTGAATCCCTGCTTTTTGTAAAATGCGACAGATGGCAGGTTTTCTTTGTAGACACAAAGATTAAGACTTTCGTGCTCTTCTTTGGCGTGCTGCAAAAGACGTGAACCAAGGCCTCTTCCCTGCTTATCAGCAGAAACAAACAGGGCCGCAATGGTTTCACCCACAAGACTCATAAATCCGGCAACTTCGCCATCCTGCTCAATCACCCACGTTTCAGAAGCCGGCAGATATTCATGTTGCATGGCACTGAGATTCTCTTCCCAAAATTCACGGGGAACAAAATCATGCGCTTTGATAGAAACTTCGAGCCATAAATTACCTAAAAATTCGTACTCTTCGGGTAAAGCCTTTCTGATCATTTTGATTCCATTAAAATTTTATCACGCAGCAGTTTCAGAGCAAAAAGAGTGTTGGTCACCAGATACCTTTTCCACATCCGCCGAGGTTCCTGCACCAGACGGTAGAACCACTCCAGCCCGCATTTCTGCATGAACTGCGGAGCACGCTTTGTCTTGCCTGCAAGAATATCAAATGCCCCGCCCACGCCCATAACAAAACCAACTCCGAGTTGTTCTTTTCGGCGGTTAATGAAATTTTCCTTTTTCGGAGAAGTTATGGCCACGAAAAGCATTTTAGCACCGGAATTCGCAATATCACTGACCACGGTTTCTTCATCATCCCAAAAATAACCGTGATGATGTCCGGCGATTAACAATTTCGGGTACCTGCTTTGCAAACTGGCAACCGCTTTATCCTGCACTTCCTCTCTTGCACCCAGCAAGTAGACAGATTCGCCTTCCTGCTCCGCCCTTTTAAGCAGCGCATGAAAAAGATCGATACCCGCCACACGCTCCTGCACTTCATGTCCCAGAAAACGCGCGCCCCAGAGCACGCCCATGCCGTCAATGTTGACGATATCGCAGCTCTGCAC
The nucleotide sequence above comes from Marinifilum sp. JC120. Encoded proteins:
- a CDS encoding GGDEF domain-containing protein, whose product is MSIDKFDFDSTLLTINFATRLLAMEVDPDILVDRVLEAFCDLGNCQDATLMMYDEYDQLKGVAASHKQHRFIIDEQIPLTKAMIEAAQSLKPVVRPVCDDSIYPLPSEYCNTDKTCLCLPLVGSRDHIRGFVTLYRDKGQQWDISELFQLGIVSTVAAISIENSRLFRQTIEDSLTGLYMRRYLFIRLREEIQRFKRRGGPLSVIMIDVDNFKAVNDTYGHATGDVVLRTVGQILHENCRQGVDIPCRYGGEEFVILMPGSEKREAEIVAERIRAACENRTISAPEGEVKITASSGIASIEECQDPSADKLLHIADKRLYCAKESGRNRVVSR
- a CDS encoding N-acetyltransferase; amino-acid sequence: MIRKALPEEYEFLGNLWLEVSIKAHDFVPREFWEENLSAMQHEYLPASETWVIEQDGEVAGFMSLVGETIAALFVSADKQGRGLGSRLLQHAKEEHESLNLCVYKENLPSVAFYKKQGFKVGAEREDEHAGRIELVMSWQR
- a CDS encoding glycosyltransferase, producing MNTRMHAWTMAETVDEIFNRLKFGLFTQHVVINVAKLVNMGRDVQLYDSVQSCDIVNIDGMGVLWGARFLGHEVQERVAGIDLFHALLKRAEQEGESVYLLGAREEVQDKAVASLQSRYPKLLIAGHHHGYFWDDEETVVSDIANSGAKMLFVAITSPKKENFINRRKEQLGVGFVMGVGGAFDILAGKTKRAPQFMQKCGLEWFYRLVQEPRRMWKRYLVTNTLFALKLLRDKILMESK